In the Campylobacter showae genome, one interval contains:
- a CDS encoding flagellin B → MSFRINTNVNALNTHANAVGNNRMLSNSLGRLSSGLRIQTAADDASGLSIADSLRSQASALGQAIANGNDAIGIIQVADKAMDEQLKILDTIKVKATQSAQDGQTTQSRQALQADIVRLMEELDNIGNTTSFNGQQLLNGTFSNKEFQIGAYSNQTVKASIGATTSDKIGLTRFESSKLLTGFAKVDLKFLNVDGVNDVKVARATVSSGLGNGVGALAENINKVSDKTGVRATFDVTWIASKSISGGLIKSLTINGVKIGDLEVKANDGNGALVNAINAVKDQTGVEASVNTEGKMVLTSRQGRAIEIKGKDISAGLGGKGVKANGSSLTAGFVGRLNLVRLDGRDIKMSGALLSKAFSDKGGAQQSVSLRDVRGQIDKNLATAMGFQRMSLNISSNQSAGVMTLRGAMAVMDIAESAQKTLDQIRSDLGSVQNQLVATVNNITVTQVNVKSAESQIRDVDFASESANFSKFNILAQSGSYAMSQANSVQQNVLRLLQ, encoded by the coding sequence ATGAGTTTTCGTATTAACACTAACGTAAACGCACTTAACACACACGCTAACGCAGTCGGTAACAACAGAATGTTATCTAACTCTCTTGGCAGATTAAGCTCAGGTTTGAGAATTCAAACAGCAGCGGACGACGCTTCCGGTCTATCTATCGCTGATAGCCTTCGCTCTCAAGCTTCTGCCCTTGGTCAAGCTATCGCTAACGGTAACGACGCTATCGGTATCATCCAAGTAGCTGACAAAGCTATGGATGAGCAGCTAAAAATCCTTGATACTATCAAGGTAAAAGCTACTCAATCAGCTCAAGACGGTCAAACTACTCAATCTCGTCAAGCGCTTCAAGCAGACATCGTTCGTCTAATGGAAGAGCTAGACAACATCGGTAATACGACGTCTTTCAACGGTCAGCAGCTACTAAACGGAACATTCTCTAACAAAGAGTTCCAAATCGGCGCTTACTCAAACCAAACAGTTAAGGCATCTATCGGCGCTACTACGTCAGATAAGATCGGCCTAACAAGATTTGAAAGCTCAAAGCTTTTAACTGGATTTGCTAAAGTTGATCTTAAGTTCCTAAATGTTGACGGAGTAAACGATGTTAAAGTGGCGCGAGCGACTGTTTCATCTGGTCTTGGCAACGGAGTCGGTGCTTTGGCGGAAAATATCAACAAAGTTTCAGATAAGACCGGCGTTAGGGCTACATTTGATGTTACTTGGATAGCATCTAAATCAATAAGTGGCGGTTTGATTAAATCTCTTACGATCAATGGTGTTAAAATAGGCGACCTTGAAGTAAAAGCAAACGATGGAAACGGTGCTTTAGTAAACGCCATCAATGCCGTTAAGGATCAAACTGGGGTTGAAGCATCGGTAAATACTGAAGGCAAAATGGTTTTAACAAGCAGACAAGGTCGTGCGATAGAGATTAAAGGTAAAGATATTAGCGCGGGTCTTGGCGGAAAAGGCGTTAAGGCAAACGGTTCTTCTTTAACCGCTGGCTTTGTCGGTAGATTAAATTTGGTTCGTCTAGACGGACGCGATATTAAGATGAGCGGTGCGCTACTTTCCAAGGCATTTAGCGATAAGGGCGGTGCACAACAATCTGTGTCATTAAGAGACGTAAGGGGTCAGATAGATAAAAACTTGGCTACCGCTATGGGCTTTCAAAGAATGAGTCTTAACATATCGTCAAACCAATCAGCTGGCGTTATGACTCTACGCGGTGCGATGGCTGTTATGGATATCGCAGAGTCTGCTCAAAAAACTCTTGATCAGATCCGCTCTGACCTAGGTTCTGTGCAAAATCAGCTTGTTGCAACCGTAAACAACATCACGGTTACTCAAGTAAACGTAAAATCAGCTGAATCTCAAATCAGAGACGTTGATTTCGCTAGCGAATCAGCAAACTTCTCTAAGTTTAACATTCTTGCTCAGTCGGGAAGTTATGCTATGAGCCAAGCTAACTCTGTTCAGCAAAACGTTCTAAGACTACTTCAGTAG
- a CDS encoding 6-hydroxymethylpterin diphosphokinase MptE-like protein yields MAKEIDKKLNLNHQSTKNIKQDAKKQEMTNTEGPQNPVFKRNLNALFQQDEILAARLWGMEEMKDYDIFIGKDPIDINIINNKTLKYVYENPVKDVQETLDSVEKEYKRYPIMYFYGLGNGVLYKALLKNETHQKIVVVEPEIEIIYATLNLVDLSQELASERLTLFFSEFATYTQFYYLICNHKFASYAKIYDLHIHSRFYDDFSEDCMKINQEFTKAISQMVAGHGNSIDDNLIGVRQHIENLPTMITNYSYVDLVKKRYKSMDTAVIVSTGPSLDKQLDALKKFAPYVTIISLDASYPILLKHGIKPDYVTSIERVEATSSFFKHKNKKLDEDVYFVVASLTHKQTIKNILPRRLVLTMRPQQNETAFKLRKYGYLGLGHSTANQAYQLAYVLGHKNIILIGQDLAFAPDGKSHATGHAFAQADEYLYIKAYGGEGEVRTTYIWDKFRNQFEADIEQSNKKDIATYNCTEGGARIEGSIEKPFLETLKKLCKNKKPKKLPHIKPVKDDDVNKNLVKAYKFIVKKLSIETEAKQIIETVFLDIVPKIDEIIKLRDENKITKELFPQLVAISNKIDKTKEIISRAKFKPFIENIVSISIYHQELELAKISVAPSDTVMQKVNKLIEWIEMHKYWLFSAAGGLNAEIEVTKKASKNLVRELKKRNLITKNEIGKAKEDFKLSF; encoded by the coding sequence ATGGCAAAAGAGATAGATAAAAAGTTAAATTTAAACCATCAAAGCACAAAAAACATTAAACAAGATGCAAAAAAACAAGAGATGACAAACACGGAGGGACCGCAAAATCCAGTCTTTAAACGCAACCTTAATGCCCTCTTTCAGCAGGATGAAATTTTAGCCGCACGCCTTTGGGGAATGGAAGAAATGAAGGATTATGACATCTTTATCGGCAAAGACCCCATCGATATAAATATCATAAATAACAAAACCCTAAAATACGTCTATGAAAATCCAGTTAAAGACGTACAAGAAACACTGGACTCCGTCGAAAAAGAGTATAAACGCTATCCAATTATGTATTTTTACGGACTAGGCAACGGGGTACTATATAAAGCGCTCTTAAAAAACGAAACCCATCAAAAAATCGTCGTCGTCGAACCTGAAATAGAAATCATTTACGCAACGCTAAATTTAGTCGATTTGTCACAAGAACTCGCGAGCGAGCGATTAACGCTATTTTTCTCTGAATTTGCCACATATACGCAGTTTTATTATCTGATCTGCAATCACAAATTTGCGTCATACGCCAAAATTTATGACCTCCATATACACTCGCGTTTTTACGACGATTTTAGCGAAGATTGCATGAAAATAAATCAAGAATTTACCAAGGCTATATCTCAAATGGTTGCAGGTCACGGCAACAGTATCGACGATAATCTAATAGGCGTTAGGCAGCATATAGAAAATTTGCCGACGATGATCACAAACTACTCCTATGTAGATCTTGTAAAAAAACGCTACAAATCAATGGATACGGCAGTAATCGTCTCAACAGGCCCTAGTCTAGATAAGCAACTCGATGCGCTCAAAAAATTTGCTCCTTACGTTACCATTATTAGCCTTGATGCCTCTTATCCAATATTACTAAAGCATGGAATTAAGCCAGACTATGTAACTTCGATCGAGCGTGTAGAGGCAACGTCTAGCTTTTTTAAACATAAAAACAAAAAACTTGACGAAGATGTTTATTTTGTAGTCGCTTCATTAACCCACAAACAAACGATAAAAAATATCCTACCGCGCCGCCTAGTTCTTACTATGAGGCCTCAACAAAACGAAACGGCGTTTAAGCTAAGAAAATACGGCTACTTGGGACTTGGGCACTCTACAGCAAACCAAGCTTATCAGCTGGCCTACGTACTAGGACATAAAAATATAATTTTGATTGGACAAGACTTGGCCTTTGCCCCAGACGGCAAGTCTCACGCAACAGGACACGCATTCGCTCAAGCAGACGAATACCTTTACATTAAAGCTTACGGCGGCGAGGGCGAAGTGCGAACAACATATATTTGGGATAAATTTAGAAATCAATTTGAAGCCGATATTGAACAATCAAATAAAAAGGATATAGCGACATACAACTGTACCGAAGGCGGTGCAAGAATAGAAGGCAGCATAGAAAAGCCGTTTTTAGAAACACTAAAGAAACTTTGTAAAAACAAAAAACCTAAAAAACTGCCACATATCAAACCTGTGAAAGATGATGATGTCAATAAGAATCTAGTAAAAGCATATAAATTTATAGTAAAAAAGCTCAGCATCGAGACCGAAGCCAAACAAATAATTGAAACAGTATTCTTAGATATCGTACCTAAAATAGACGAGATTATAAAACTAAGAGACGAAAATAAAATAACCAAGGAGCTTTTCCCGCAGTTAGTTGCAATTTCAAATAAAATAGACAAGACAAAAGAGATCATTTCTAGGGCAAAATTTAAGCCTTTTATTGAAAATATCGTATCCATATCGATTTATCACCAAGAACTCGAGCTTGCTAAAATTTCTGTAGCCCCAAGCGATACGGTAATGCAAAAAGTAAATAAATTGATCGAGTGGATAGAAATGCATAAATACTGGCTATTTTCAGCTGCAGGCGGACTAAATGCCGAAATAGAAGTCACAAAAAAAGCATCTAAAAATTTGGTTAGAGAATTAAAAAAACGAAATCTCATAACCAAAAATGAGATCGGGAAAGCCAAAGAAGATTTTAAATTGTCTTTTTAG
- the pseI gene encoding pseudaminic acid synthase, whose translation MKIANFDTDKSVFIIAELSANHSGSLQTALDTIKAAKRAGADAIKLQTYTPDSLTLDSRGEDFMIKGGLWDGANLYELYKQALTPREWHKQLFAAARDEGLICFSSPFCRDDADFLEKFNPPAYKIASFEVTDYDFVRYVALKGKPIIISTGIATEQEIDDVVQICKDTGNERIALLKCTSSYPAPLDGMNLRTIADMERKFGVEVGFSDHTLGIVAPVVAVSLGARIVEKHFILDKSVRSVDEAFSLDEREFSEMVKAVRDAEALLGKVNYELDEKAVQNRRFSRSLYACADIKEGEIFSEKNVKSVRPGYGLHPKFLPELLGKKAKREIKFSERIKKEDL comes from the coding sequence ATGAAAATAGCAAATTTCGACACGGACAAAAGCGTATTTATCATCGCCGAGCTCTCGGCAAATCACTCAGGTAGCTTGCAAACGGCGCTTGACACGATAAAAGCGGCTAAGCGCGCGGGAGCCGACGCCATAAAACTGCAAACATACACGCCCGATAGCCTCACGCTAGATTCGCGCGGCGAGGATTTCATGATAAAAGGCGGGCTGTGGGACGGAGCAAATTTATACGAGCTCTACAAGCAAGCCCTGACGCCGCGCGAGTGGCATAAGCAGCTTTTTGCCGCAGCGCGGGACGAAGGGCTCATCTGCTTTTCAAGCCCGTTTTGCAGAGACGACGCGGACTTTTTAGAGAAATTTAACCCGCCCGCTTACAAGATAGCAAGCTTTGAGGTTACGGACTATGATTTCGTGCGGTACGTCGCGCTCAAAGGCAAACCGATCATAATCTCCACGGGCATCGCGACCGAGCAAGAAATCGACGACGTCGTGCAAATTTGCAAAGATACGGGAAACGAGCGGATCGCGCTTTTAAAATGCACGTCTAGCTACCCCGCCCCGCTTGACGGGATGAATCTACGTACGATCGCCGACATGGAGCGCAAATTCGGCGTAGAGGTCGGCTTTTCAGACCATACGCTAGGTATCGTGGCGCCAGTAGTCGCCGTGAGTCTGGGCGCTCGCATCGTAGAAAAGCACTTTATCTTAGATAAAAGCGTTCGCAGCGTCGATGAGGCTTTTAGCTTGGACGAGCGAGAATTTAGCGAAATGGTAAAAGCCGTGCGAGACGCCGAAGCGCTGCTTGGTAAAGTAAACTACGAGTTAGATGAAAAAGCCGTGCAAAATCGCCGCTTTTCGCGCTCGCTTTACGCTTGTGCGGATATCAAAGAGGGCGAAATCTTTAGCGAAAAAAACGTAAAAAGCGTACGCCCGGGGTACGGCTTGCACCCTAAATTCTTACCTGAGCTACTAGGTAAAAAAGCAAAAAGAGAGATAAAATTTAGCGAGAGAATCAAAAAAGAAGATCTATAA
- the pseH gene encoding UDP-4-amino-4,6-dideoxy-N-acetyl-beta-L-altrosamine N-acetyltransferase → MLELINFTDLTDEQILIVLRWRNDERVAKYMKNKSVSEQEHRKFITNLKNDETKRYFLVKEDNDYIGVIDFVDIETDSCELGIYANPQLKGKGKILMQTIIEYAAKTLKVGELKSCAYNENEKAIALYRKFGFEIYERDEQMSYMSLSLRKLDIMAKS, encoded by the coding sequence ATGCTTGAACTTATAAATTTCACCGATCTAACGGACGAGCAAATTTTGATAGTTTTGCGTTGGCGAAACGACGAGCGAGTCGCAAAATACATGAAAAACAAAAGCGTGAGCGAGCAAGAACACAGAAAATTTATCACAAATTTGAAAAATGACGAAACGAAAAGATATTTTTTAGTAAAAGAAGATAACGACTACATCGGCGTGATCGATTTCGTGGATATCGAGACGGACTCGTGCGAATTGGGCATTTACGCAAATCCCCAGCTAAAAGGCAAAGGCAAAATCCTAATGCAAACCATCATAGAATACGCCGCCAAAACGCTTAAAGTCGGCGAGCTAAAATCGTGCGCCTACAACGAAAACGAAAAAGCGATCGCGCTATACCGCAAATTCGGCTTTGAAATTTACGAGCGCGACGAGCAAATGAGCTATATGTCGCTATCTTTACGCAAACTTGATATAATGGCTAAAAGTTAG
- the pseG gene encoding UDP-2,4-diacetamido-2,4,6-trideoxy-beta-L-altropyranose hydrolase, translating into MNFSEISNLKTLIRADSGSKIGHGHVRRDLILAQNFKDASFACIDLPGSLAGEIPYPVFTLKSADIGELVNLIKGHKFELLVIDHYGISAADEKLIKEQTNVKILSFDDNYKEHFCDYLLNVNIYAQPQKYANLVPANCELVFSPLVRSEFYDEAKIKREKKFDYLIALGGTDALNLTAKIASNLLAKNKKVAAITTSANANLANLQNLADSEPNFSLFINSNEVARLMSESEILVISASSLVNEALVLGAKSKAVRVADNQNEMAQWLAANGCEIYEADEICLNL; encoded by the coding sequence ATGAATTTTAGCGAAATTTCAAACCTAAAAACCCTCATCCGCGCCGATAGCGGCTCAAAAATCGGACACGGACACGTTAGGCGAGATCTCATTTTGGCGCAAAATTTTAAAGACGCTAGCTTTGCTTGCATCGACCTACCTGGCAGCCTAGCAGGCGAGATACCCTATCCCGTTTTTACGCTAAAAAGCGCCGATATAGGTGAACTAGTAAATTTGATAAAAGGGCATAAATTTGAGCTTCTAGTGATCGATCATTACGGCATTAGCGCGGCGGACGAAAAGCTAATCAAAGAGCAAACGAACGTCAAAATTTTAAGCTTTGACGACAACTACAAAGAGCATTTTTGCGACTACTTGCTAAACGTAAATATCTACGCCCAGCCCCAAAAATACGCAAATCTAGTGCCCGCAAACTGCGAGCTGGTTTTTTCGCCGCTAGTTAGGAGCGAGTTTTACGACGAAGCAAAAATCAAACGCGAGAAAAAATTTGACTACCTCATCGCACTAGGCGGCACGGACGCGCTAAATTTGACCGCCAAAATCGCCTCAAATTTGCTCGCCAAAAACAAAAAAGTAGCCGCTATCACGACGAGTGCGAACGCAAATTTGGCAAATTTGCAAAATTTGGCGGATAGCGAGCCGAATTTTAGCCTTTTTATAAACTCAAACGAGGTCGCGCGACTGATGAGCGAGAGCGAAATTTTAGTGATTTCGGCTAGCTCGCTCGTAAACGAAGCGCTGGTTTTGGGCGCGAAATCTAAAGCCGTGCGCGTCGCGGATAATCAAAACGAGATGGCGCAGTGGCTAGCGGCAAACGGGTGCGAGATCTACGAGGCGGACGAAATATGCTTGAACTTATAA
- the pseF gene encoding pseudaminic acid cytidylyltransferase, protein MRYNQNCALCVIPARGGSKRIPRKNVKDFLGKPLIAYSIEAALNSGVFGRVIVSTDDALIAGVAVKFGAQVPFVRDASLSDDYATSSDAVADAAARLGGYSHVCCLYATAPLITGEILREAYGKFKEAECEFLFSATEFSFPIQRAIRLGDDGAIDMFYPQFALTRSQDLERAYHDAGAFYFGRCEAWLEKKPIFAPHSRAFLLPRNLVCDIDTPEDFEFAQKLYRINYD, encoded by the coding sequence ATGAGATATAACCAAAACTGCGCTCTTTGCGTCATCCCGGCTCGCGGCGGCAGCAAACGCATACCGCGCAAAAACGTTAAGGATTTCTTAGGCAAGCCGCTGATAGCTTACAGCATTGAGGCGGCGCTAAATTCGGGCGTTTTTGGGCGCGTGATAGTGAGCACCGACGACGCCCTGATAGCGGGCGTCGCAGTCAAATTCGGCGCGCAGGTTCCGTTTGTGAGAGACGCCTCGCTAAGCGACGACTACGCAACGAGCAGCGACGCCGTAGCGGACGCGGCGGCGAGGCTGGGCGGATACTCGCACGTTTGCTGCCTATATGCGACCGCGCCGCTTATCACGGGAGAAATTTTACGCGAGGCATACGGCAAATTTAAAGAAGCGGAGTGCGAGTTTTTATTTTCAGCGACCGAGTTTAGCTTCCCTATCCAGCGTGCGATCAGGCTTGGCGATGACGGCGCCATAGATATGTTTTACCCGCAGTTTGCGCTAACTCGCTCGCAAGATCTAGAGCGAGCTTATCACGACGCAGGCGCGTTTTATTTCGGCAGGTGCGAGGCGTGGCTAGAGAAAAAACCGATCTTTGCGCCGCACTCAAGGGCGTTTTTGCTACCGCGAAATTTAGTCTGCGACATCGATACGCCGGAGGATTTCGAGTTCGCGCAGAAGCTTTACCGGATAAATTACGACTGA
- the pseC gene encoding UDP-4-amino-4,6-dideoxy-N-acetyl-beta-L-altrosamine transaminase gives MIPYSRQQITDSDIAAVVSALKDDILTGGDKVGEFEEAIARYVGVKHVVAMNSATSALHVAYLALGVREGDEVVTTPITFAATANAALMAGAEVKFAPVKFVGNIDENALASLITSKTKVITAVDFGGNPVNLGAILKLARERGIKVLDDASHALGSSQGGVKVGAKADVSIFSFHPVKPLTTFEGGALATNDDEIARLARLYRSHGIAKKRLWDSDQSLLGYNYRLPDVACALGLNQLKRLDETIAAREKIAKFYDEKFEKNPYFSVIKLPGDVVSSRHLYPILLFRQFWCAKEDVFAALHARGIGVQVHYKPTYKFSFYRERYGDIAVPSAEDFYAAELSIPCHQCMSLEDANFVADALFEVLKSFDAPQGCRV, from the coding sequence ATGATACCTTACAGTAGACAACAAATCACCGACTCCGACATCGCCGCCGTCGTAAGCGCTCTAAAAGACGACATCCTAACGGGCGGCGACAAGGTCGGCGAATTTGAAGAAGCGATCGCCCGGTATGTCGGCGTAAAGCACGTCGTAGCGATGAACTCGGCGACGAGCGCACTTCACGTCGCATATCTTGCGCTAGGCGTGAGAGAGGGCGACGAGGTCGTAACGACGCCCATCACGTTTGCGGCGACGGCAAATGCGGCGCTAATGGCGGGAGCGGAGGTTAAATTCGCGCCCGTTAAATTTGTCGGAAATATCGACGAAAACGCGCTTGCAAGCCTCATCACGTCTAAAACCAAAGTTATAACCGCGGTTGATTTCGGCGGCAATCCCGTAAATTTGGGCGCTATCTTAAAACTAGCCCGCGAGCGCGGCATAAAGGTGCTTGACGACGCTTCGCACGCGCTGGGCAGCTCGCAAGGAGGCGTCAAAGTCGGCGCAAAAGCGGACGTTAGTATTTTTAGCTTTCACCCCGTTAAGCCGCTAACGACCTTTGAGGGCGGCGCGCTAGCTACCAACGACGACGAGATTGCGCGCCTAGCACGCCTTTACCGCTCGCACGGCATAGCCAAAAAACGCCTCTGGGACAGCGATCAGAGCTTGCTCGGATACAACTACCGCTTGCCGGACGTCGCCTGCGCGCTAGGGCTAAATCAGCTAAAAAGGCTAGACGAAACCATCGCGGCGCGCGAGAAGATCGCCAAATTTTACGACGAAAAATTTGAAAAAAACCCGTATTTTAGCGTGATCAAGCTACCAGGCGACGTCGTTAGTTCGCGCCACCTCTATCCTATCTTGCTCTTTCGCCAGTTTTGGTGCGCCAAAGAGGACGTATTTGCCGCGCTTCACGCGCGCGGCATCGGCGTACAGGTGCACTATAAGCCCACTTATAAATTTAGCTTTTACCGCGAGCGCTACGGCGATATTGCGGTGCCTAGCGCTGAGGATTTTTACGCCGCCGAGCTTAGTATCCCGTGCCATCAGTGCATGAGCCTAGAGGACGCAAATTTCGTCGCGGACGCTCTTTTTGAGGTTTTAAAGAGCTTTGACGCGCCGCAAGGCTGCAGGGTTTAG
- the pseB gene encoding UDP-N-acetylglucosamine 4,6-dehydratase (inverting), which translates to MFNGKSILITGGTGSFGKKYTEILLSKFKPKRLVIYSRDELKQYEMAQVFKDPAMRFFIGDVRDEKRLMTAMNGIDYVIHAAAMKHVPIAEYNPMECIKTNINGAQNVIDAALECGVSKVIALSTDKACNPVNLYGATKLASDKLFVAANNIAGSKKTRFSVVRYGNVVGSRGSVVPLFKKLIAEGAKELPITHADMTRFWITLEQGVNFVLKNFERMKGGEIFIPKIPSMTMIELARSMAPRLGVKIIGIRPGEKMHEVMVGKDDAHLTYEFDDHYVISPSIKFTSKDDDFSINALGEKGRLVEENFEYSSDKNKIWLGKDGLLEMIEASK; encoded by the coding sequence ATGTTTAACGGAAAATCCATCCTCATCACCGGCGGCACCGGGTCATTCGGCAAAAAATACACCGAAATTTTACTCTCCAAATTTAAACCAAAAAGGCTAGTCATCTACTCTCGCGACGAGCTCAAACAGTACGAGATGGCGCAGGTTTTTAAAGACCCCGCGATGCGATTTTTCATCGGCGACGTGCGCGACGAAAAGCGCCTCATGACCGCGATGAACGGCATCGACTACGTGATACACGCAGCGGCCATGAAGCACGTGCCAATCGCGGAATACAACCCGATGGAGTGCATAAAAACCAACATCAACGGCGCACAAAACGTCATCGACGCGGCGCTAGAATGCGGCGTGAGCAAGGTTATCGCGCTCTCGACCGACAAGGCGTGCAACCCCGTAAATTTATACGGCGCGACCAAGCTTGCCAGCGATAAACTTTTTGTCGCGGCAAACAACATCGCGGGCAGCAAAAAAACGCGATTTAGCGTCGTTCGCTACGGCAACGTCGTGGGATCGCGCGGCTCGGTCGTGCCGCTGTTTAAGAAGCTAATCGCAGAAGGCGCAAAAGAGCTGCCGATCACGCATGCTGATATGACGCGGTTTTGGATCACGCTTGAACAAGGCGTCAATTTCGTACTTAAAAACTTCGAGCGCATGAAGGGCGGCGAAATTTTCATCCCAAAAATCCCGTCGATGACGATGATCGAGCTAGCTCGCTCTATGGCGCCACGTCTTGGCGTAAAAATAATCGGCATCCGCCCCGGCGAAAAGATGCACGAGGTCATGGTCGGCAAGGACGACGCGCACCTAACCTACGAGTTTGACGACCACTACGTGATCAGTCCGTCGATCAAATTTACGAGCAAGGACGACGACTTTAGCATAAATGCGCTAGGCGAAAAAGGGCGTCTCGTGGAGGAAAATTTCGAGTACAGCTCGGATAAAAATAAAATTTGGCTAGGTAAAGACGGGCTTTTAGAGATGATCGAGGCTAGTAAATAA
- the dcd gene encoding dCTP deaminase: MGLKSDAWIRKMSHQKAMIVPFAEEQVGRGVVSYGVSSYGYDIRVGDEFKIFTNIGGTVVDPKNFDEKNVVDFKGGVCIVPPNSFALARTIEYFNMPDNVLAICLGKSTYARCGIIVNVTPFEPGFKGHITIEISNTTPLPAKIYANEGIAQVLFIEGDEPCEVTYADKKGKYQAQEGITLPRILR, translated from the coding sequence ATGGGGCTGAAATCTGACGCCTGGATACGCAAAATGTCGCACCAAAAGGCGATGATAGTGCCGTTTGCCGAGGAGCAAGTCGGGCGCGGCGTGGTTAGCTACGGAGTGTCTAGCTACGGCTACGATATCCGCGTGGGCGACGAGTTTAAAATCTTTACGAATATCGGCGGTACCGTGGTCGATCCGAAAAATTTCGACGAAAAAAACGTGGTGGACTTTAAAGGGGGCGTCTGCATCGTCCCGCCAAATTCATTCGCTCTAGCGCGCACGATCGAGTATTTTAATATGCCTGATAACGTGCTAGCCATCTGCCTAGGCAAAAGCACCTACGCAAGATGTGGTATCATCGTAAACGTCACGCCTTTTGAGCCGGGATTTAAAGGGCACATCACGATAGAAATTTCAAATACGACGCCACTACCGGCTAAAATTTACGCAAACGAAGGCATCGCGCAGGTGCTGTTTATCGAGGGCGACGAGCCGTGCGAAGTGACGTATGCGGACAAAAAGGGCAAATATCAGGCGCAGGAGGGCATAACCCTGCCTAGGATTTTGAGATAA
- a CDS encoding DUF4198 domain-containing protein: protein MKIKSLALMLLGVSAYAHFGMVVPSNSTVDDEKEANLQITYKFSHPFEGDMMNLALPNEAGVFINGKKEAIKDLKELKEDKFSYFTANYDVKEPGIYQFYMDPKPYFEPAEDKFIRHITKTVVDAYGYGEGWDKPAGLKAEIVPLTRPYGLYKGNLFSGVVYYKGKRAKNVTVEVEYYNTKGLKAPSDAHVTQVVNTNEQGEFSFAMPLEGWWGFAALIDDDQKIKHEGKEYPVELGAVIWVQTKEYK from the coding sequence ATGAAAATCAAGTCTTTGGCGCTTATGCTTTTAGGCGTTAGCGCTTATGCGCATTTTGGTATGGTCGTACCGTCAAATTCGACCGTAGACGACGAAAAAGAGGCGAATTTGCAGATTACTTACAAATTTAGCCATCCTTTTGAGGGCGATATGATGAACCTAGCCCTTCCAAACGAGGCGGGCGTTTTTATAAACGGTAAAAAAGAGGCGATAAAAGACCTAAAAGAGCTTAAAGAGGATAAATTTAGCTACTTTACGGCTAACTACGACGTAAAGGAGCCGGGCATCTATCAGTTTTATATGGATCCAAAGCCCTATTTCGAGCCTGCGGAGGATAAATTTATAAGGCATATAACAAAAACCGTCGTCGATGCCTACGGCTACGGCGAGGGCTGGGATAAACCGGCCGGACTGAAAGCCGAGATAGTGCCGCTAACGCGCCCATACGGACTTTATAAGGGAAATTTATTTTCAGGCGTGGTTTACTATAAAGGAAAACGCGCTAAAAACGTAACCGTAGAGGTGGAGTACTATAACACCAAAGGGCTAAAAGCTCCGTCCGATGCACACGTGACGCAGGTCGTAAACACTAACGAGCAGGGCGAATTTAGCTTTGCTATGCCGCTTGAGGGCTGGTGGGGATTTGCCGCGCTCATAGACGACGACCAAAAGATAAAACACGAGGGCAAAGAGTATCCCGTAGAGCTTGGAGCCGTCATCTGGGTGCAAACCAAAGAGTATAAATAA